Proteins from one Neodiprion fabricii isolate iyNeoFabr1 chromosome 5, iyNeoFabr1.1, whole genome shotgun sequence genomic window:
- the LOC124183572 gene encoding N-sulphoglucosamine sulphohydrolase: protein MQEEVSLCMKMPRGKILIVAAASLLASLILPELAYADANPTPPRSPRNVLLLLADDGGFEMRSYRNKVCQSPNLDILAKNGLIFNNAYTSVSSCSPSRAALLTGLPSHTNGMYGLHQGVHHFNSFDDVKSLPKILSQNNIKTGIIGKKHVGPSNVYPFDFSHTEENHSILQVGRNITKIKLLVREFLSVNKTKPFFLYVAFHDPHRCGHTHPEYGNFCEKFGNGEQGMGTIPDWNPIYYQWKQVQLPYFVQDTEAARRDLAAQYTTISRLDQGVGLVLKELEDAGFKDDTLVIYTSDNGIPFPSGRTNLYDPGMAEPMMISSPYHKQRRNQVTYSMTSLLDIVPTVLDWFNISDTTQFDDNNVSPRISRTGKSLLPLLSQEPLENDTAVFASHTHHEITMYYPMRAIRTKRHKLIHNLNYKMPFPIDQDFYISPSFQDLLNRTRNKQPVPWYKSLKSYYNRPEWELYDLKYDPEELTNIAFKPSMKYIVTKLQTRLFNWQQATHDPWLCAPSGVLEDAGAYKNNPQCMPLDNFNQ, encoded by the exons atgcaGGAAGAGGTTTCTCTCTGCATGAAGATGCCACGCGGGAAGATTCTCATCGTTGCTGCTGCTTCACTTCTGGCTTCCCTGATTTTACCTGAGCTTGCATACGCAGATGCGAATCCAACACCCCCTAGATCACCCCGGAATGTGCTGTTGCTTTTAG CTGACGATGGAGGTTTTGAAATGCGATCGTACAGAAACAAAGTTTGTCAATCTCCCAATCTGGATATTCTGGCGAAGAATggattgattttcaacaatgCTTACACGTCAGTAAGCAGTTGTTCACCAAG CCGTGCCGCACTCCTCACCGGACTTCCAAGCCATACAAATGGGATGTATGGGCTTCACCAAGGTgtacatcatttcaattcctttGACGATGTAAAGAGCCTACCTAAAATCTTGAGtcaaaataacattaaaaCAG GAATTATCGGCAAGAAGCACGTCGGACCCAGCAACGTTTATCCGTTCGATTTTTCACACACGGAAGAGAACCATTCAATTCTTCAAGTTGGAAGGAACATAACTAAAATCAAGCTCCTTGTTCGAGAATTTCTGTCTGTTAATAAAACCAA aCCCTTCTTCCTCTACGTTGCTTTTCATGATCCCCATCGCTGTGGCCACACGCACCCTGAGTATGgcaatttttgtgaaaaatttggaaacgGTGAACAGGGAATGGGCACTATTCCTGATTGGAATCCTATTTACTACCAGTGGAAACAAGTTCAGTTACCTTACTTCGTCCAAGATACCGAAGCTGCTCGTCGTGACTTAGCTGCACAGTATACAACAATTTCAAGACTTGATCAAG GAGTGGGACTGGTACTGAAGGAGCTTGAGGATGCTGGTTTTAAAGATGACACACTTGTTATTTATACCTCTGATAATGGTATTCCCTTTCCTAGTGGCCGGACCAATCTGTACGATCCAG GCATGGCAGAGCCGATGATGATATCATCCCCATATCACAAGCAACGTAGAAATCAAGTAACTTACAGCATGACCTCACTACTTGATATCGTACCAACTGTACTAGACTGGTTCAATATTTCTGACACAACACAATTTGACGACAACAATGTATCACCTCGAATCTCACGCACCGGAAAATCTCTTCTTCCTCTACTCAGTCAAG AGCCTCTCGAAAATGATACAGCTGTCTTTGCAAGTCATACGCATCACGAAATCACCATGTACTATCCAATGCGAGCAATCAGAACAAAGCGACATAAGCTTATCCATAATCTTAATTACAAGATGCCATTCCCAATTGATCAAGATTTTTATATATCGCCATCGTTTCag gaTCTTCTGAACAGAACGCGTAATAAGCAACCGGTACCTTGGTATAAGTCTTTGAAATCATACTATAACAGACCAGAGTGGGAGTTATATGACCTGAAATATGACCCTGAGGAACTCACTAATATTGCATTCAAACCATCCATGAAG taCATAGTTACAAAGTTACAAACCAGATTGTTCAACTGGCAACAAGCCACCCATGACCCCTGGTTATGTGCTCCAAGTGGAGTTCTCGAAGATGCAGGTGCTTACAAAAATAATCCGCAATGCATGCCACTGGATAACTTCAACCAATGA
- the LOC124183573 gene encoding methylglutaconyl-CoA hydratase, mitochondrial, producing MVALVSTLKAAPSFYNFAVIAVRKLSTKMQLNPKEDSREILIKYLDGKDTGIAVLGLNRPENRNAFGKNLVTQFYDSLATIREDSNVRTVIIRSMVPKVFCAGADLRERAQMQPQEVTDFVTSLRKLMNTVESLPTPVISAIDGVALGGGLELALACDIRTAANEAKMGLVETKLAIIPGAGGTQRLPRIVGPAVAKELIFTGKILDGEEAHQIGIVNHVVPQNMDGDAAYQAALSIAREILPNGPIGVRLAKVAISQGVEVPLEDGFEIEKKCYTQLLETEDRLEGLAAFKAKRVPVYKGI from the exons ATGGTCGCGTTGGTATCGACACTGAAAGCTGCGCCGTCGTTCTACAATTTTGCCGTAATTGCGGTGCGAAAATTGTCAACAAAAATGCAGTTGAATCCGAAGGAGGACTCAAGGGAAATATTGATCAAGTACCTCGATGGCAAAGACACCGGTATTGCTGTCCTTGGATTAAATCGTCCAGAGAACAGGAATGCGTTTGGAAAGAATCTAGTCACCCAATTCTACGATTCGTTGGCTACTATTAGAGAGGACAGCAACGTCAGGACGGTGATAATACGGAGCATGGTACCGAAGGTGTTTTGCGCTGGTGCAGACCTAAGGGAAAGAGCTCAGATGCAACCCCAAGAGGTGACGGACTTCGTGACTTCGCTGCGTAAGCTCATGAATACCGTCGAGTCCCTGCCGACTCCTGTGATATCTGCAATCGATGGCGTTGCCCTTGGCGGAGGCCTGGAGCTGGCGTTAGCATGTGATATTAGAACAGCAGCTAACGAGGCAAAAATGGGTCTTGTAGAGACAAAATTGGCCATTATTCCTGGTGCTGGGGGAACACAGAGACTCCCTAGGATAGTCGGCCCTGCCGTAGCAAAGGAGCTCATTTTCACTGGGAAAATTCTTGACGGAGAAGAGGCACATCAGATTGGGATTGTGAACCATGTCGTACCCCAGAATATGGATGGAGATGCTGCTTATCAGGCTGCTCTTTCTATCGCCAGGGAAATTCTGCCTAACGGACCAATCGGCGTTAG GTTAGCCAAAGTAGCAATAAGTCAAGGTGTTGAAGTTCCACTGGAAGACGGATTCGAGATAGAGAAGAAGTGCTACACGCAGCTTTTGGAAACGGAAGATCGTTTAGAAGGGCTTGCTGCATTTAAGGCGAAGCGTGTTCCAGTCTACAAAGGCATCTGA
- the LOC124182549 gene encoding guanine nucleotide exchange factor subunit Rich has product MFFPIGWPRVLNIPETEKIRAVVCNRDKILFAILTDDVVAIWYCKPCVPIVFVRRPQDSIIKYGENVLVQWRPDSSMLVIGTSDSYLLFYRLTEYRVEGRGLYEQKDSPVSSLRRDSAELFIKEVIPPIVLTLEKSVWVDGGISSLVCIRDELMLATQTSHVIRYKWDGSVNRDYSLDLRRIPFSVDQQVSTLAVPITENNVYVSDIEYSPLVGGFAVTLSNGKAAFLTAQSLKFDPNQVQGIWARDLDDATCAAVNHKYRLIAVGRQNSQGVVYYVDETTGGLEVSHTLSLLSKDYPGTPGSVKCLKWTPDGCAIALAWEGGGLAIWSTFGALLLCTLKWDYGLRVDLMRDNPLHIHAVEWSAEGYQLWMLQESPEPTLSEETGDQNFSRKRFLVQLDFVKSPLTVNPCMSHHGHLYLQGEDRLYLNLGGGGVSTNSSVLYPSNESPLDISNQALAGCKQWLVVPIPSAYSGSNWPIRYTAIDEKGLSIAVAGRAGLAHYSLPPRKWKLFGNETQERDFIVTGGLLWYRGHLIAGSYSLLEDKDEIRIYPRDTRLDNSYAKNIKMPAQVLLLNTLKERLLTFCANGQVSIYDMVLEGDEGTSGIELTRIQTVDISGLCVHPACVVSATLTTIRAETAGSHPHPESLLLNVSGRLLMVQRDHCNDNSEVLYACSAPTVLASCVENVWVPWRSRRDKPHLTEALWLFCGAHGMRVWLPLFPRNHQEKAHTFMSKRIMLLFHLRIYPMAILFEDAILLGAENDTVLYTSDTNSPFSLPFSVLELTSQVYLHQILRQLICRNLGYHAWEIARSCSALPYFPHSLELLLHEVLEEEATSKEPIPDAQLPSIVEFIREFPGVWARAVVQCARKTEIALWPYLFSVAGPPKKLLQDCLQRQQLDTAASYLIILQNLEPSSVSRQHATLLLDAALEQGRWELSKDLVRFLRAIDPNDVESPRTSWGGTGKLGGPPQTPSVSPHEEDLSFVLGTMQVSRSRSYSTTTTPKVQIETTTKDVAPSSVLEKTRNVVMRRKKSVPTAKSEKTENKEGSAEEFFIDVILQRHARRLLTARRLADLGRFAARLDFHLVTWFARERDRAAKIDDYISALKTVHEDFGFPYPVLSLPMLQKIRRASITSLRSMRSISIEHPDENELKPNFAVDLPDSGYTSLPGGRPPYTSLISPVASLESQFPAVEAKLAPHMLQDESSVLSDSSTVWREDVESIVGNGIGPVCWEAEPVEPTDIHVSASCGSTSRGEVQLRYLLQLFLEGGCLGWATVLATVLRDSPAMARIVRAANAPSQTLDSVINLRDGLIALTRWSNTECLGYKPFMLGIQVHLTMLNRLISTKQQPEQEQIPESPSPSPAPSSGSNPRGTISRSRHSSISHTSTTAPLEEETSHDSSLTMEADLRGSLNNVNVVESNNIQSGCIIS; this is encoded by the exons ATGTTTTTTCCGATAGGATGGCCAAGGGTATTGAACATACCTGAAACCGAGAAAATACGCGCTGTCGTTTGCAACAGGGATAAAATATTGTTCGCAATTCTAACGGATGACGTGGTTGCCATCTGGTATTGTAAG CCATGTGTGCCAATTGTGTTTGTAAGGCGTCCACAAGATTCTATAATAAAATACGGGGAGAATGTATTAGTCCAATGGCGTCCAGATTCAAGTATGCTGGTCATCGGG ACATCGGACAGCTACCTTTTATTTTATCGGTTGACAGAGTACAGAGTCGAGGGAAGAGGACTTTATGAGCAGAAAGACTCGCCTGTTAGTAGTTTAAGACGCGACAGTGCCGAATTATTCATCAAGGAGGTGATCCCACCAATTGTTTTGACTCTG GAAAAGTCGGTATGGGTTGATGGTGGAATCAGTTCATTAGTCTGCATCAGGGACGAATTAATGTTAGCAACACAGACGAGTCACGTAATTCGCTACAAGTGGGATGGAAGTGTGAATCGTGATTATTCTCTCGATTTGCGTAGAATTCCATTTAGTGTCGACCAACAAGTGTCCACGTTAGCTGTGCCCATTACTGAAAATAATGTCTATGTTTCGGATATTGAATATTCGCCTTTAGTCGGAGGTTTCGCCGTCACACTAAGCAATGGAAAAGCGGCATTTCTCACTGCTCAGTCGTTGAAATTTGATCCCAAC CAAGTACAGGGCATATGGGCCAGAGATTTGGATGACGCGACTTGTGCTGCTGTTAATCATAAATATCGGCTTATTGCTGTTGGTAGACAAAA TTCTCAAGGTGTGGTGTACTACGTCGATGAAACTACTGGTGGCTTGGAGGTTTCCCACACTCTAAGCCTTTTGTCTAAAGATTATCCCGGCACACCAGGATCTGTCAAGTGTTTAAAATGGACTCCAGATGGTTGTGCAATTGCTTTAGCTTGGGAAGGAGGTGGATTAGCAATATGGAGTACATTCGGCGCGCTGTTACTTTGCACTTTGAAATGGGATTACGGATTGAGAGTAGACTTAATGAGAGACAATCCACTACACATCCATGCAGTG GAATGGTCGGCAGAAGGTTACCAATTATGGATGCTTCAAGAGTCACCTGAGCCAACATTGTCTGAGGAAACTGGTGACCAAAATTTTAGTCGAAAACGGTTCCTTGTTCAGTTGGATTTTGTAAAGAGTCCTTTAACCGTAAATCCATGCATG AGTCACCATGGGCATTTATATCTGCAAGGTGAGGATCGTTTGTATTTAAATTTAGGTGGCGGAGGGGTATCGACGAATAGCAGTGTACTGTATCCCTCAAACGAATCACCGTTAGATATTTCAAATCAGGCACTTGCCGGGTGTAAACAGTGGCTAGTTGTTCCCATACCAAGTGCGTACAGTGGCTCGAACTGGCCGATTCGG TATACTGCCATAGATGAAAAAGGGCTTAGTATAGCAGTAGCCGGTCGTGCGGGCTTGGCACATTATTCTTTACCACCCAGAAAGTGGAAACTCTTTGGTAACGAAACACAGGAGCGTGATTTCATTGTCACTGGAGGCTTGTTATGGTATCGAGGTCATCTAATTGCCGGAAGTTACTCATTGCTGGAGGATAAAGATGAGATCAGAATCTATCCCAGAGACACGCGATTAGATAATAGTTATgcaaaaaacatcaaaatgCCTGCTCAGGTTTTATTGCTGAACACATTAAAAGAAAGATTACTCACTTTTTGTGCCAATGGACAAGTCAGTATTTACGATATGGTGCTAGAAGGTGATGAAG GTACGAGTGGTATAGAGCTTACAAGAATACAGACTGTAGATATTAGCGGTCTATGTGTTCATCCAGCGTGCGTTGTGAGCGCTACGTTAACTACGATTCGTGCGGAAACAGCTGGTAGTCATCCGCATCCTGAAAGTCTATTACTAAATGTCTCTGGACGATTACTGATGGTTCAGCGCGATCACTGCAATGATAATTCTGAAGTG CTGTACGCTTGTAGTGCGCCAACAGTACTTGCATCATGTGTTGAAAATGTTTGGGTTCCTTGGAGATCACGACGAGATAAACCTCATTTGACCGAAGCATTGTGGCTGTTCTGTGGAGCTCATGGTATGAGAGTTTGGCTTCCTCTATTTCCAAGGAATCACCAAGAGAAAGCACACACATTTATGAGTAAAAGAATAATGTTGCTTTTTCATTTGAGAATATATCCAATGGCTATACTTTTTGAAGATGCAATTTTACTTGGGGCTGAAAATGATACTGTTTTATACACATCGGATACAAACTCACCGTTCTCTCTGCCTTTCAGTGTATTGGAGTTAACG AGTCAAGTCTACTTACATCAGATACTACGTCAATTAATTTGTCGGAATTTGGGGTACCATGCATGGGAGATTGCGCGGTCATGTTCAGCTCTACCATATTTTCCTCATTCTTTAGAACTTCTATTACACGAGGTTTTAGAAGAAGAAGCCACCAGCAAGGAACCAATTCCTGATGCTCAATTACCCTCCATTGTTGAATTTATACGTGAATTTCCTGGTGTATGGGCTCGTGCAGTTGTTCAATGTGCCAGAAAAACGGAAATAGCACTTTGGCCGTATCTGTTCTCCGTGGCAGGACCACCTAAGAAATTACTTCAAGACTGTCTCCAAAGACAACAGCTTGATACTGCTGCTAGTTATTTGataattctacaaaatttGGAACCCTCCTCAGTGAGCAGGCAACATGCAACTCTTTTACTTGATGCTGCTTTAGAACAGGGAAGGTGGGAACTCTCCAAAGATTTAGTACGATTCCTCAGAGCGATTG ATCCGAACGACGTGGAATCGCCCCGTACATCATGGGGCGGGACAGGCAAGCTTGGCGGACCACCGCAAACTCCTTCTGTATCTCCTCATGAAGAAGATCTGTCATTTGTCTTGGGTACTATGCAAGTATCGAGGAGTAGAAGTTACAGCACTACTACAACTCCTAAAGTTCAGATTGAAACAACGACTAAGGATGTAGCCCCATCTTCCGTTTTGGAGAAGACCAGAAATGTAGTAATGAGGCGAAAGAAGTCTGTTCCAACTGCCAAGTCtgagaaaactgaaaataa AGAGGGATCAgcagaagaattttttattgacgTTATTCTGCAGCGACATGCAAGGCGATTATTAACTGCCAGACGACTTGCAGATCTAGGAAGATTTGCTGCACGACTTGATTTTCATCTAGTAACCTGGTTTGCACGCGAACGTGACCGAGCTGCCAAAATTGATGACTATATTAGTGCCCTGAAGACAGTTCATGAAGATTTTGGATTCCCTTATCCTGTGCTGTCGTTACCAATGTTACAGAAAATCAGGCGTGCTAGTATCACTTCTTTGAGATCGATGAGATCTATTAGTATAGAACATCccgatgaaaatgaattaaaaccGAACTTTGCTGTCGATTTACCTGACAGTGGATACACCAGTTTACCAGGAGGCAGGCCTCCATATACAAGTTTAATATCTCCTGTTGCTAGTTTGGAATCACAGTTTCCAGCCGTCGAAGCGAAACTTGCACCGCACATGTTGCAAG ATGAAAGCAGTGTTTTAAGCGATTCCAGTACAGTTTGGAGGGAGGACGTTGAATCAATTGTAGGAAATGGTATTGGTCCAGTTTGCTGGGAGGCAGAGCCAGTCGAACCAACTGACATACATGTCTCTGCATCCTGTGGTTCTACGAGTCGTGGAGAGGTACAGTTGAGATACCTTCTGCAGCTCTTTTTGGAAGGCGGCTGTTTGGGCTGGGCTACTGTATTGGCTACCGTTCTCAGAGATTCACCAGCTATGGCGAGAATTGTTAGAGCTGCAAACGCTCCATCGCAGACTTTAGATTCAGTCATAAATTTACGTGACGGGCTGATAGCACTAACAAGGTGGTCAAATACTGAATG CTTGGGATACAAACCATTCATGCTTGGCATTCAAGTACACCTGACTATGTTGAATCGCTTGATATCAACAAAGCAGCAACCGGAACAGGAGCAAATTCCAGAAAGTCCATCTCCAAGCCCTGCCCCTTCGTCAGGCAGTAATCCCCGCGGAACAATTTCACGATCGAGACATTCCTCAATTAGTCATACATCAACAACTGCACCGCTAGAAGAGGAGACATCCCACGATTCCTCGTTAACTATGGAAGCTGATTTGCGTGGAAGCCTTAACAACGTTAATGTAGTGGAAAGCAATAATATTCAATCAGGGTGCATCATCTCTTAG
- the LOC124183574 gene encoding phosphomannomutase, giving the protein MANKKIICLFDVDGTLTTPRQVVKPEMEKFLLQTVRKEFDIALVGGSDLVKILEQMGGSDVVNNFKYVFAENGLIAYRDGKQIATETILDALGEDQLQELLNFCLRYIADLKIPVKRGTFIEFRSGLINVSPIGRNCSRDERNAFNEYDKENLIRPKFVQALKKEFAHLPLTFSIGGQISIDIFPNGWDKTYCLKYIEGYEEIHFFGDKTEAGGNDHEIYESDLTIGHRVTSPEDTIRQVKMLMALVKEKQSKGQLPVPMQCL; this is encoded by the exons ATGGCTAATAAAAAGATCATCTGTTTGTTCGACGTTGATGGAACACTGACTACTCCGCGTCAG GTTGTTAAACCAGAAATGGAAAAGTTTTTGCTGCAAACAGTGAGAAAAGAATTTGATATTGCCCTTGTTGGTGGTTCTGATTTGGTGAAGATTTTAGAGCAGATGGGAGGAAGCGACgttgtgaataatttcaaatatgtgTTTGCTGAGAATGGGCTGATTGCCTACCGTGATGGAAAGCAGATTGCTACCGAG ACAATCTTAGATGCGCTTGGAGAAGATCAGTTACAGGAGTTATTAAATTTCTGTCTACGATATATTGCAGACCTCAAAATACCGGTCAAACGTGGTACTTTCATAGAGTTTCGGTCTGGCTTGATAAATGTCTCGCCTATAGGGCGGAACTGCAGCAGAGATGAGCGCAACGCGTTCAATGAATatgacaaagaaaatctaattcGACCAAAATTTGTTCAGGCCTTAAAAAAAGAGTTTGCTCACCTGCCACTCACCTTTAGTATAG GTGGCCAGATATCTATagatatttttccaaatggGTGGGATAAGACTTACTGTTTGAAGTACATTGAGGGATATGAGGAGATTCATTTCTTCGGTGACAAAACTGAAGCGGGTGGCAACGACCATGAAATTTATGAGAGTGATCTTACAATTGGTCATCGAGTCACTAGTCCTGAGGATACCATCAGGCAGGTCAAGATGTTGATGGCTCTTGTGAAGGAAAAACAGTCCAAGGGTCAGCTTCCTGTTCCAATGCAATGTCTTTAA
- the LOC124183576 gene encoding 28S ribosomal protein S33, mitochondrial, which yields MSRYVDLAKVTTNYANRMNRLSNKIFGEVVRTTNAPSMKVVKLFSAKPMNKRQEVVDWYPRHPEIGKLMMRLREYGLFRDEHEDFKDEMKRLRVLRGKGKPEKGESKKITL from the coding sequence ATGAGCCGTTACGTCGATCTTGCTAAAGTTACAACAAATTATGCAAATCGCATGAATCGTCTGAGCAACAAAATATTTGGAGAAGTGGTCCGAACTACAAATGCACCGTCAATGAAGGTCGTTAAGTTGTTCAGTGCAAAGCCTATGAATAAACGGCAAGAGGTCGTCGATTGGTATCCAAGGCATCCcgaaattggaaaattaatgATGAGACTTCGCGAGTATGGTCTATTCAGAGATGAACACGAGGACTTTAAAGATGAGATGAAACGTTTGAGAGTTCTACGTGGCAAAGGCAAGCCTGAGAAGGGAGAGAGCAAGAAAATAACATTGTAA
- the LOC124183575 gene encoding protein canopy 4, producing MSNTRCYKVNKTMYKTIVVILCVLHAVYGGPEEEEGVKYANKCEVCKVLATELEARLEETGKSRDVLEIGYSVDDVAPKKKKEYKKSELRLVESLEGICERILEYNIHKEREDSTRFSKGMSQTFKTLHGLVDKGVKVDLGIPYELWDKPSVEITTLKTQCESLLENHEGDIEEWYFEHQGIIPLSRYLCSDRALKGQDDTCLKEKGETGRPKIEQKKNKKNSRKNNKENENRPKNEKEEL from the exons ATGTCCAACACGCGCTGTTACAAAGTGAATAAAACCATGTACAAGACAATAGTAGTGATTCTCTGTGTACTGCACGCCGTTTATGGAGGACCAGAAGAAGAGGAAGGTGTAAAATACGCTAATAAATGCGAAG TGTGCAAAGTTCTTGCCACGGAGCTCGAGGCTCGGTTGGAAGAAACAGGAAAATCTCGAGATGTTTTGGAAATAGGTTACTCGGTAGACGATGTGGCtccaaagaagaagaaagaatacAAGAAATC AGAACTGAGATTGGTTGAATCTCTCGAGGGAATATGCGAAAGAATACTCGAATACAATATTCATAAGGAAAGGGAAGACAGCACCAGGTTTTCCAAGGGAATGAGTCAAACCTTCAAAACTCTGCATGGTCTAGT GGACAAGGGTGTGAAGGTCGACTTGGGTATACCATATGAACTTTGGGACAAGCCATCAGTAGAGATAACTACGCTAAAAACTCAGTGTGAGTCTCTGCTGGAAAATCATGAAGGTGACATTGAAGAATGGTATTTTGAACATCAAGGAATTATTCCATTGAGCCG ATATCTGTGTTCCGATCGGGCATTGAAAGGACAAGATGACACTTGCTTAAAGGAAAAGGGTGAAACTGGACGACCTAAAAtcgaacaaaagaaaaataagaagaattctcgtaaaaacaataaagaaaatgaaaacagacCAAAGAATGAGAAAGAAGAATTATAA